Proteins encoded within one genomic window of Vanrija pseudolonga chromosome 3, complete sequence:
- the ayr1_0 gene encoding NADPH-dependent 1-acyldihydroxyacetone phosphate reductase yields the protein MTTTTPRVALVTGCSEPGSLGAQLALSLAKEHGFRVFATARNTKSLAGLAAEGLDTIELDVTKPEDIAAAVKTVKDATGRLDVLVNNAGVAARAPLLDTDLDGFRRLLEVNLVAPLAITQAFAPLLVAGAEAAGQDAVVLNVGSASAWGTPFVSAYGATKAALHSLSDSLRRETAALHIKVITVELSTTQTPMGSGEKEMRIVSSTPSGLYDNWDEIDAGVKKAMGDSFASAPKAGDVARRWAAALASPKPPRRMWDGYLAWAFRYLFPLLPVASVDRVMGKSMRTDLVRDPLAKA from the exons ATGACCACGACCACCcctcgcgtcgccctcgtgaCAGGCTGCTCCGAGcccggctcgctcggcgcgcagctcgccctctccctcgcAAAGGAGCACGGCTTCCGCGTgttcgcgacggcgcgcaaCACCAAGTCGCTtgccggcctcgctgccgagggcctcgac ACtatcgagctcgacgtcaccaagcccgaggacatcgcggccgccgtcaagACGGTCAAGGACGCGaccggccgcctcgacgtgctcgtcaaCAACGCCGGCGTGgcagcccgcgcgccgctgctcgacaccgacctcgacggcttccgccgcctgctggaggtcaacctcgtcgcgccgctcgccatcacGCAGGCgttcgcgccgctcctcgtcgctggcgctgAGGCTGCGGGCCAGGACGCGGTCGTGCTCAACGTCGGCAGCGCAAGCGCGTGGGGTACGCCCTTCGTGAGCGCTTACGGCGCTACCAAG GCCGCCCTCCACTCCCTCTCCGActcgctgcgccgcgagaCGGCCGCCCTGCACATCAAGGTCATCACCGTCGAGCTGAGCACGACGCAGACGCCGATGGGctcgggcgagaaggagatgCGCATcgtgtcgagcacgccgtcggggCTGTACGACAACTGGGACGAGATCGACGCGGGCGTCAAGAAGGCCATGGGTGACAGCTTTGCGAGCGCGCCCAAGGCCGgtgacgtcgcgcgccgctgggccgccgcgctcgcgtcgcccaAGCCGCCCCGTAGGATGTGGGACGGATACCTCGCCTGGGCGTTCCGCTACCTCTTCCCCCTGCTGCCTGTCGCCagcgtcgaccgcgtcatGGGCAAGTCGATGCGTACCGACCTGGTGCGCGAcccgctcgccaaggcgtag